The Gemmatimonadaceae bacterium genome includes a region encoding these proteins:
- a CDS encoding transglycosylase domain-containing protein, with translation MIAFDSWLATCGFYGCPSRADIRAFHPSEGGNVYDRDGRLLGHLENVRRVNVPLSSVPQNVRNAFVATEDRRFYEHNGLDWHGVLRAVARNFSAGGIRQGFSTITMQVAHNSFLQDRYHGRSLRRKLVELRISRLLEAELTKDQILEHYLNVIYLGNGVNGIEAASKDLFGKDASNLTLPEGALLAGLPKAPSSYTPRRNPTRAVQRRNVVLTLMADQGYITRPQAEMAEKTPLRIAENEWRPSITQEASALDAVRALVDSVLPDVLKEGDVNVYTTLDVTLQRAADRTMIKHFASITAETRDTYGHVPDQVQGALVSMDPTNGDIRALVPGRRTQRGGFNRAFYAKRQPGSAFKPFVYAAALAAGYKT, from the coding sequence GTGATCGCATTCGACTCGTGGCTGGCGACCTGCGGCTTTTACGGCTGCCCCAGCCGCGCCGACATCCGCGCCTTCCATCCGAGCGAAGGCGGCAATGTCTACGACCGCGACGGCAGACTCCTCGGCCATCTCGAGAACGTGCGGCGCGTGAACGTGCCGCTCTCCTCGGTGCCGCAGAACGTGCGCAACGCGTTCGTCGCCACCGAAGACCGTCGCTTCTACGAGCACAACGGCCTCGATTGGCATGGTGTGCTTCGCGCCGTCGCGCGGAACTTCAGCGCCGGCGGAATTCGTCAGGGCTTCAGCACGATCACGATGCAGGTGGCGCACAACAGCTTCCTGCAGGATCGCTATCACGGCCGCTCGCTGCGTCGAAAGCTCGTCGAGCTTCGCATCTCGCGGCTACTCGAAGCGGAGCTGACGAAGGACCAGATCCTCGAGCACTACCTCAACGTCATCTACCTCGGCAACGGGGTGAACGGCATCGAGGCGGCGAGCAAAGATTTGTTCGGCAAGGACGCGAGCAATCTCACGCTGCCTGAGGGTGCGTTGCTCGCCGGCCTGCCGAAAGCGCCGTCGTCGTACACGCCGCGGCGGAATCCGACGCGGGCCGTGCAACGCCGAAACGTCGTGCTCACGCTGATGGCCGACCAAGGGTACATCACGAGACCGCAAGCAGAGATGGCGGAAAAGACGCCGTTGCGGATCGCGGAGAACGAATGGCGTCCGTCGATCACGCAGGAAGCGAGCGCGCTCGATGCTGTTCGCGCGCTGGTAGATTCGGTGCTCCCCGACGTGCTCAAGGAAGGCGACGTCAACGTTTACACCACGTTGGACGTCACGCTGCAGCGCGCCGCGGACCGGACCATGATCAAGCACTTCGCGTCGATCACGGCCGAGACGCGCGACACGTACGGCCATGTACCGGACCAGGTGCAGGGCGCACTGGTCTCGATGGATCCGACGAACGGCGACATCCGCGCGCTCGTGCCGGGGCGTCGCACGCAGCGCGGTGGGTTCAACCGCGCGTTCTATGCGAAACGGCAGCCAGGGTCGGCGTTCAAGCCGTTCGTGTACGCCGCGGCGCTCGCCGCGGGATACAAGAC
- a CDS encoding polysaccharide deacetylase family protein, with amino-acid sequence MLAAFVALACIGGSHEAQVSKATHADTASGTLAASAGPVDSAKLPSNHAGRIPVLEYHVIEGTKNSLYTRTPESFKADLEDVYKRGYRPITIAQLLDKDFSDVPAGMSPVVFVFDDASPSQFRYIQGVDGKLTIDPTSGVGIWLDFAKTHPGWKNRGTFCVLNGASAGHNFFGDSPKFEGQKKEWRFQKLKWLADNGFELCDHTVWHAMLNKYSDAVVQQQIGANAVAIDSAVPGYKVRTMALPYGIWPKNKQLAWEGTWTDPKTKQTHNYKFDAVLEVAGGPTKSPFDPAFNPHSITRVQAVGNDIHKVLDQLDAAKSRFVK; translated from the coding sequence ATGCTGGCAGCATTTGTGGCACTGGCCTGCATTGGTGGCAGCCACGAGGCGCAAGTCTCCAAGGCTACTCATGCGGACACCGCCAGCGGAACTCTCGCGGCGAGCGCCGGCCCGGTTGACTCGGCGAAACTGCCGTCCAATCACGCGGGGCGAATCCCGGTCCTCGAGTATCATGTGATCGAGGGCACAAAAAACAGTCTGTATACGCGCACACCCGAGAGCTTCAAGGCCGATTTAGAGGATGTGTACAAGCGCGGCTACCGGCCGATCACCATCGCCCAGCTGCTCGACAAGGACTTCTCGGACGTGCCGGCCGGGATGTCGCCGGTAGTGTTCGTTTTCGATGACGCGTCGCCGTCCCAGTTCCGGTACATCCAGGGCGTCGACGGCAAGCTGACGATCGACCCGACGAGCGGCGTCGGCATCTGGCTCGACTTCGCCAAGACGCACCCCGGCTGGAAAAACCGCGGGACCTTTTGTGTGCTCAACGGCGCTTCCGCCGGCCACAATTTCTTTGGCGATAGTCCAAAGTTCGAGGGACAAAAGAAAGAGTGGCGCTTTCAAAAACTGAAATGGCTCGCCGACAACGGATTCGAGCTCTGCGACCACACCGTGTGGCACGCGATGCTGAACAAGTACAGCGACGCCGTCGTTCAGCAGCAGATCGGCGCCAACGCCGTGGCGATCGACTCCGCCGTTCCCGGCTACAAGGTTCGCACGATGGCGCTGCCGTACGGGATCTGGCCGAAGAACAAGCAGCTCGCGTGGGAAGGCACGTGGACCGACCCCAAAACCAAGCAGACGCACAACTACAAGTTCGACGCGGTGCTCGAGGTCGCGGGCGGTCCCACCAAGAGCCCGTTCGACCCCGCGTTCAACCCGCACTCGATCACGCGCGTGCAGGCCGTGGGGAACGACATCCACAAAGTGCTCGACCAGCTCGACGCCGCGAAATCGCGTTTTGTGAAATAG
- a CDS encoding MFS transporter, with protein MLSSKQWTLVASILASSLTFIDGTAVNVALPALQANLGATITDVQWVIEAYTLLYGSLILVGGSLGDQLGRKRVFLVGVYLFSFASVLCGIAPNPKLLIAARAFQGVGAALLAPGSLALVSAAFDDKERGRAIGTWSGVSAVTTAIGPVLGGWLIEHWSWRAVFFLNVPLAVIVVWLSALHVDESRDPEREGALDWLGAALTVIGLSGLVYGLLAWPAVGGGHVLTSGTIAIGVFALVAFVLVEHRVKNPMLPLGLFKNRTFSLTNVLTFMLYGALSSMLFAVPLMMIQVGGFTATQTGASLLPFTIILFLMSRWAGGLVDRIGHRIPLTVGPGVAAVGLALFSILSGDSYWIAYFTPMVVLAIGMGITVAPLTTTVMTAAGRTHAGVASGVNNAVARIGGLVAIAVLAVILSRSFESRVTPRLASLSLSPAARAEVQRELPKMAGMKLDSLTSVAPAEREQIRGAVDSSFVGAYRVVMLLVGSLALAAALIGLMIA; from the coding sequence TTGCTTTCGTCCAAGCAGTGGACGCTCGTCGCGTCCATCCTCGCGTCGAGCCTGACGTTCATCGACGGCACCGCCGTCAACGTCGCGCTCCCCGCCCTCCAGGCGAACCTCGGCGCGACGATCACCGACGTGCAGTGGGTGATCGAGGCGTACACGCTGCTCTACGGCTCGCTCATCCTCGTCGGCGGATCGCTCGGCGACCAACTCGGGCGCAAGCGGGTCTTTCTCGTCGGCGTCTATCTCTTTTCGTTCGCGTCGGTCCTCTGTGGCATCGCGCCGAACCCCAAGCTCCTCATCGCCGCGCGTGCGTTCCAGGGAGTCGGCGCCGCGCTCTTGGCGCCCGGTAGTCTCGCCCTCGTGAGCGCCGCGTTCGACGACAAGGAGCGGGGCAGAGCGATCGGTACTTGGTCGGGCGTGAGCGCCGTGACGACCGCCATCGGCCCCGTGCTCGGCGGATGGTTGATCGAACATTGGAGCTGGCGCGCCGTCTTCTTTCTCAACGTGCCGCTTGCCGTGATCGTCGTCTGGCTCTCGGCGCTTCACGTCGACGAATCGCGCGATCCGGAGCGCGAAGGCGCGCTCGATTGGCTCGGCGCGGCACTCACCGTCATCGGACTGAGTGGACTCGTCTACGGACTCCTCGCCTGGCCCGCGGTCGGGGGCGGACACGTTCTCACGAGCGGCACGATCGCGATCGGCGTGTTCGCGCTCGTCGCCTTTGTTCTCGTCGAGCACCGCGTGAAGAATCCGATGCTCCCCCTTGGCCTCTTCAAGAATCGCACGTTCTCGCTCACGAATGTGCTCACGTTCATGCTCTACGGCGCGCTCTCGTCGATGCTGTTCGCCGTGCCGCTGATGATGATCCAGGTCGGGGGCTTCACCGCGACGCAAACCGGCGCGTCGCTGCTCCCGTTCACCATCATTCTCTTCCTGATGTCGCGATGGGCCGGTGGCCTCGTCGACCGCATCGGCCACCGCATTCCGCTCACCGTTGGTCCCGGAGTCGCAGCCGTCGGACTCGCGCTCTTCAGCATTCTCTCCGGCGATTCCTACTGGATCGCGTACTTCACGCCGATGGTGGTGCTGGCAATCGGCATGGGCATCACCGTCGCGCCGCTCACGACGACGGTGATGACCGCCGCCGGCCGCACCCACGCCGGCGTCGCCTCCGGCGTGAACAACGCCGTCGCGCGCATCGGCGGCCTCGTCGCGATCGCGGTGCTCGCCGTGATCCTCTCCCGCTCCTTCGAATCGCGCGTCACGCCGAGGCTCGCGTCTCTCTCACTGTCGCCGGCTGCGCGCGCCGAGGTTCAGCGCGAGCTGCCGAAGATGGCCGGCATGAAGCTCGACTCGCTGACTTCCGTGGCGCCCGCGGAGCGTGAGCAAATTCGCGGCGCCGTCGACTCTTCGTTCGTCGGCGCTTATCGCGTCGTGATGCTATTGGTCGGCTCGCTGGCGTTGGCCGCCGCGCTGATCGGGCTCATGATTGCTTAG
- a CDS encoding aquaporin, giving the protein MSLAPTMRRYAAEFIGTFILVALGPGAVMVSASTHAFGRPGMALAFGLAVTLVVAATGHVGGAHINPAVTLGLWSVRRFPSRDVPAYVIAQCLGATAASALLVWILGPVGNFGATVPAIPTSRAFVVEAGYTALLGFVIMGVTSPRVAPSVVPFAIGATIFAGALVTGPLTGGSFNPARSLGPAIVGGAWTAHWLYWVAPILGSIVGMRAYTIVDPDGADSRMAERDRSVQVYVDEAGINN; this is encoded by the coding sequence ATGAGTCTCGCGCCGACGATGCGCCGCTACGCCGCCGAGTTCATCGGCACGTTCATTCTCGTTGCGCTCGGGCCGGGCGCGGTGATGGTCTCGGCGTCGACGCACGCGTTTGGAAGACCGGGCATGGCGCTCGCGTTCGGGCTTGCGGTGACGCTCGTCGTCGCCGCGACCGGCCACGTCGGCGGCGCGCACATCAATCCCGCCGTCACGCTTGGACTCTGGTCCGTGCGCCGTTTTCCGAGCCGCGATGTTCCGGCCTATGTAATCGCTCAATGCCTTGGCGCCACCGCTGCATCGGCGCTGCTCGTGTGGATCCTGGGTCCCGTTGGCAACTTTGGCGCGACGGTTCCCGCGATCCCCACGTCGCGCGCATTCGTCGTCGAAGCCGGATACACCGCGCTCCTCGGCTTCGTCATCATGGGCGTCACCAGCCCACGAGTGGCGCCGAGCGTGGTTCCGTTCGCGATTGGCGCGACGATTTTCGCGGGCGCTCTCGTGACCGGTCCGCTCACCGGGGGGAGCTTCAACCCTGCTCGATCCCTCGGCCCCGCGATCGTCGGCGGCGCGTGGACCGCGCACTGGCTCTATTGGGTTGCGCCAATTCTCGGGTCGATCGTCGGGATGCGTGCGTACACGATTGTCGACCCGGATGGTGCGGACTCGAGGATGGCCGAACGCGATCGGAGCGTTCAAGTGTATGTCGACGAAGCGGGCATCAACAATTGA
- a CDS encoding metallophosphoesterase family protein, translated as MPGHGDGDDAALLLMRLALISDIHANLPALDAVLADIARRGVDATYHLGDLVGYAPWPNEVVARLRDANIAGISGNYDSTVATDYKHCGCRYEDPRQEELSHVSYAWTRAHVSPDTKAFLGALPFRMDVRALGGHVTGPTITLVHGTPLNNVTYWTQDRPDSFCAKMAEAAGARPGDLIAFGHTHVSWHRVVEGIHFVNTGSVGRPKDGDWRAGVVVLDVSVRGGIEVEFARVEYDIDTAMDAIQKSDLPGDFAEYLRCGGKVPAAR; from the coding sequence GTGCCCGGACACGGCGACGGTGATGATGCGGCGCTGTTGCTGATGCGCCTTGCGCTGATCTCCGACATTCACGCGAATCTGCCGGCGCTCGACGCCGTCCTCGCCGATATCGCGCGGAGAGGCGTCGACGCGACCTATCATCTGGGCGATCTGGTCGGCTATGCGCCGTGGCCGAATGAAGTCGTTGCGCGGCTTCGTGACGCGAACATTGCGGGGATCTCCGGCAACTACGACTCGACGGTCGCGACGGACTACAAGCACTGCGGCTGCCGATACGAGGATCCTCGGCAGGAAGAGTTGTCGCACGTGAGCTACGCGTGGACGCGAGCGCACGTGTCTCCGGATACGAAAGCGTTCCTCGGCGCGCTGCCGTTTCGAATGGATGTGCGGGCTTTGGGCGGGCACGTCACTGGCCCGACGATCACTCTGGTGCACGGCACGCCGCTCAACAACGTGACGTATTGGACCCAAGACCGCCCCGATTCATTCTGCGCGAAAATGGCAGAAGCAGCGGGCGCCCGACCCGGTGATTTGATCGCATTCGGTCACACCCACGTTTCGTGGCATCGCGTCGTCGAAGGAATCCACTTCGTGAACACCGGGAGCGTCGGCCGGCCCAAGGACGGCGACTGGCGCGCCGGCGTCGTCGTTCTGGACGTTTCCGTGAGGGGCGGCATCGAGGTCGAGTTCGCGCGCGTCGAATACGACATCGATACCGCGATGGACGCGATTCAGAAGAGCGATCTGCCGGGCGATTTCGCCGAGTATCTGCGATGCGGGGGCAAGGTGCCTGCGGCGAGATGA
- the arsN2 gene encoding arsenic resistance N-acetyltransferase ArsN2, whose product MKLTDEGVASIRRSTIDDLPGIERLLTESSLPTAGVADMMAKDAASFYVAEASGQRHPIVGVAGLEACGENALLRSVAVRPEWRSRGVGNELVSRVVSDAEARGLNALYLLTLTAERYFPRFGFERVERKAVPAAVAETVEFKSACPDTATVMMRRCC is encoded by the coding sequence GTGAAACTGACTGACGAAGGCGTCGCGTCGATCCGGCGGTCGACGATCGACGATCTACCAGGCATTGAGCGTCTGCTCACGGAGTCGTCTCTGCCGACGGCCGGCGTGGCGGACATGATGGCGAAAGACGCCGCGAGCTTCTACGTCGCTGAAGCGAGCGGGCAAAGACATCCCATCGTCGGTGTCGCCGGACTCGAGGCGTGCGGCGAGAACGCGCTCCTGCGTTCGGTGGCGGTTCGGCCGGAGTGGCGGAGCCGAGGCGTGGGCAACGAGCTCGTCTCACGGGTCGTGTCGGACGCGGAGGCGCGTGGACTCAACGCGCTCTACCTGCTGACGCTCACCGCCGAGCGCTACTTCCCGCGCTTCGGCTTCGAGCGGGTCGAGAGAAAGGCCGTGCCGGCGGCAGTGGCCGAGACCGTAGAATTCAAATCAGCGTGCCCGGACACGGCGACGGTGATGATGCGGCGCTGTTGCTGA
- a CDS encoding arsenite methyltransferase: MTIDGVRENVRERYGAIAQRVADGATDASCCGESSGCCGSTNETWDPITADLYEAGQTAGLPAAALLASLGCGNPTALAELNEGETVLDLGSGGGIDVLLSARRVGPTGKAYGLDMTDEMLALALENKEKAGATNVEFLKGHIESIPLPSNTVDVIISNCVINLSGDKRKVLAEAFRVLKPGGRFAVSDIVVRGGLPEEVKASMPLWTGCVAGALEENEFIELLGAVGFHDASVEPTRVYSRDDAVALLTGTGVDVALAEQVEGKVMSGFIRATKPGARPVKPKLALSQLGKDPATRDCGCSSDCCT; encoded by the coding sequence ATGACCATCGACGGGGTGCGGGAGAACGTGCGTGAGCGATACGGAGCGATTGCGCAGCGAGTCGCCGACGGGGCGACCGATGCGTCGTGCTGCGGCGAGTCGAGCGGGTGCTGCGGATCGACCAATGAGACGTGGGATCCGATCACCGCGGACCTCTACGAGGCCGGCCAGACGGCCGGGCTTCCCGCCGCGGCGTTGTTGGCATCGCTCGGCTGCGGGAATCCGACGGCGCTCGCCGAGCTGAACGAAGGTGAAACGGTGCTCGACCTCGGATCGGGGGGTGGAATCGACGTGCTGCTCTCGGCGCGGCGAGTCGGACCGACGGGCAAGGCATACGGCCTCGACATGACGGACGAGATGCTCGCGTTGGCGCTGGAGAACAAGGAGAAGGCCGGCGCGACGAACGTGGAGTTCCTCAAGGGACACATCGAGTCGATCCCGCTACCCTCGAACACGGTCGACGTAATCATCTCGAATTGCGTGATCAACCTCTCGGGCGACAAGCGTAAGGTGCTCGCCGAGGCGTTCCGCGTGTTGAAGCCCGGCGGACGCTTTGCCGTGAGCGACATCGTCGTGCGAGGCGGCCTCCCTGAAGAAGTGAAGGCGAGCATGCCCCTGTGGACCGGTTGCGTCGCCGGTGCACTCGAGGAAAACGAATTCATCGAGCTGCTCGGCGCCGTCGGGTTCCACGACGCGAGCGTAGAGCCGACGCGCGTCTATTCGCGAGACGACGCAGTCGCCCTCCTCACCGGAACCGGCGTCGACGTCGCGTTGGCCGAGCAGGTCGAGGGGAAGGTCATGAGCGGGTTCATTCGGGCGACGAAGCCCGGCGCGCGACCGGTGAAGCCGAAGTTGGCGCTGTCGCAGCTCGGCAAGGACCCGGCAACGCGCGATTGCGGCTGTTCTTCCGACTGCTGCACATGA
- a CDS encoding metalloregulator ArsR/SmtB family transcription factor → MAATAELQKTARLCHALSDNTRLEIVEMLRDGECCVCELQDELRAAQSRLSFHLKVLKDAGLITDRKEGRWVYYAIDSDAWDELADAIGSLKPSRRALPVRGAACD, encoded by the coding sequence ATGGCCGCCACCGCCGAGCTCCAGAAAACCGCCCGCCTCTGTCACGCGCTGTCGGACAACACGCGTCTCGAGATCGTCGAGATGCTGCGCGACGGTGAGTGCTGCGTGTGCGAGTTGCAGGACGAGCTCCGCGCGGCGCAGTCGCGGCTGTCGTTCCATCTAAAGGTGCTCAAGGACGCCGGGCTCATCACCGATCGCAAGGAAGGACGCTGGGTTTATTACGCGATCGACTCCGATGCGTGGGACGAGCTTGCGGACGCCATTGGTTCGCTCAAGCCGTCGCGGCGAGCGTTACCGGTGCGAGGGGCCGCGTGTGACTGA
- a CDS encoding BlaI/MecI/CopY family transcriptional regulator: protein MDDDFVLGDRELDVMGVLWDLGSGTVSEVRAKLPADLAYTTVLTILRNLEAKELVTHTAEGKAHRYVAKVARTAARRNALSRVLDKLFHGSPEQLVAQLVEDESLSAADLKRLRALLAPRGKKKGGSKS from the coding sequence ATGGACGACGACTTCGTACTCGGCGACCGCGAGCTGGACGTCATGGGAGTCCTTTGGGACTTGGGATCGGGAACGGTCTCGGAGGTCCGCGCCAAGCTCCCCGCCGACCTCGCCTACACCACCGTCCTCACGATCCTCCGCAACCTCGAGGCGAAGGAGCTCGTGACGCACACGGCTGAAGGCAAAGCGCACCGTTACGTGGCGAAGGTGGCGCGCACGGCAGCTCGCAGAAACGCGCTCAGCCGAGTGCTCGACAAGCTCTTTCACGGCTCGCCTGAGCAGCTCGTCGCGCAGCTCGTCGAAGACGAGTCGCTCTCGGCGGCGGACCTCAAGCGTCTTCGCGCCCTGCTCGCGCCGCGCGGGAAGAAGAAGGGAGGATCCAAGTCATGA
- a CDS encoding M56 family metallopeptidase has translation MIASWMLYTALVGVLVTLAAIGLDRVAITRARPVRMIWFSALLLSIALPIGRAAIQLAPKPVAPVQVIPFTITVQSPAMRTRASVWNRENVDRAFMYGWFALSALLLFRLTRSMLTLRRTRGTWSSTDVDGTSVRLSKNVGPAVIGLRSMDVVIPEWILSLDAPLRAIVLRHEEEHRSARDPYLLFAAALGVALMPWNLALWIQARRLRLAIELDCDARVLRAHPSTERYGMLMLTIAQRRSVGPTLFSPMLTEPTTLLERRILAMRPATRRLARVTIYGGSALAVAALVFACSLQSDTTGPTSPRGKPIPVTDNQDFLEYQVEKPAELLPGNPSPEYPPLLRNEQIEGKLVTRFVVDTTGRAMMPTFQVLNRTDERFIPSVRAAIPNLRFSPAQVGGKPVKQVVEMPFEFNLNHDGPGGSNGSVGFAVTHPELGKVEADLVRGGERRGTVRTTRDGSDAIRTKTVLDGVRKEEMTLPKGVYFEYQVEQPVSPANNQSPRYPDAMRESKTPGEVLAQFIVDENGSIDSTSFRILRATNEDFAKEVRMAIRNYRFNPALVGGKPVRQFVQMPFQFNLKK, from the coding sequence ATGATCGCCTCTTGGATGCTGTACACCGCGCTCGTCGGCGTGTTGGTGACGCTGGCCGCGATTGGACTCGACCGCGTGGCCATCACGCGCGCGCGCCCGGTGCGCATGATCTGGTTCTCGGCGCTGCTCCTGTCGATCGCCTTGCCGATTGGCCGGGCGGCCATCCAGCTCGCGCCGAAACCCGTCGCGCCGGTGCAGGTGATTCCGTTCACGATCACCGTGCAGTCGCCGGCCATGCGGACGCGCGCCAGCGTGTGGAACCGCGAGAACGTGGACCGCGCGTTCATGTACGGGTGGTTCGCGCTGAGCGCGCTCCTGCTTTTCCGTTTGACGCGTTCAATGTTGACGCTGCGGCGCACACGCGGCACGTGGAGCTCGACCGACGTCGATGGAACGTCCGTTCGTCTCTCGAAGAACGTCGGCCCGGCGGTGATCGGCCTGCGATCGATGGACGTCGTGATCCCCGAGTGGATTCTCTCACTCGATGCGCCGCTCCGCGCGATCGTGCTGCGCCACGAAGAAGAACACCGCAGCGCGCGCGATCCGTATCTGCTCTTCGCCGCCGCCCTCGGCGTGGCGCTCATGCCGTGGAACCTCGCGCTCTGGATTCAAGCGCGGCGGCTCCGTCTCGCCATCGAGCTCGATTGCGATGCGCGCGTTCTTCGCGCGCATCCGTCCACCGAGCGCTATGGAATGCTGATGCTCACGATCGCACAGCGGCGCTCGGTCGGACCGACACTCTTCTCGCCGATGCTCACCGAACCAACGACCTTACTCGAACGGAGGATCCTCGCCATGCGTCCCGCAACTCGACGTCTCGCGCGAGTGACGATCTACGGCGGCAGCGCGCTCGCCGTCGCGGCACTCGTCTTCGCCTGCTCGCTCCAGTCCGACACGACCGGCCCGACGAGCCCCAGAGGCAAGCCGATTCCCGTGACCGACAACCAAGATTTCTTGGAGTACCAGGTCGAGAAGCCGGCGGAGCTTTTGCCGGGGAATCCCAGCCCGGAATATCCTCCGCTGCTGCGCAACGAACAGATCGAAGGAAAGCTCGTCACGCGCTTCGTCGTGGACACGACCGGCCGAGCGATGATGCCGACGTTCCAAGTGCTCAACCGGACCGACGAACGGTTCATCCCCAGCGTTCGCGCAGCCATCCCCAATCTCCGGTTCTCGCCGGCCCAGGTTGGCGGCAAACCCGTGAAGCAGGTCGTGGAAATGCCATTCGAGTTCAACCTCAATCATGACGGTCCCGGCGGATCAAATGGCTCTGTGGGATTTGCGGTGACGCATCCCGAGTTGGGAAAGGTCGAGGCTGACCTTGTGCGCGGGGGTGAACGCCGAGGAACCGTGCGGACGACGCGAGACGGTTCCGACGCAATCCGAACCAAGACCGTTCTTGATGGGGTTCGCAAGGAGGAGATGACCCTCCCCAAAGGTGTCTACTTCGAGTACCAGGTCGAGCAACCCGTCTCACCGGCCAACAACCAGTCACCGCGGTACCCCGACGCGATGCGCGAGTCGAAGACGCCTGGCGAAGTCCTGGCGCAATTCATCGTCGACGAAAATGGTTCCATCGATTCGACGAGCTTCCGAATCCTGCGTGCCACGAACGAAGATTTCGCGAAGGAGGTCCGCATGGCGATTCGGAACTACCGGTTCAACCCGGCTCTCGTCGGCGGGAAGCCCGTGAGACAGTTTGTGCAGATGCCGTTTCAGTTCAATCTCAAGAAATGA
- a CDS encoding helix-turn-helix domain-containing GNAT family N-acetyltransferase translates to MADAAIDQVRRFNRVVAERIGALEDHFLGRSRPLGEARLLWEIGPGGADVRDLRGRLGLDSGYVSRLLRLLERQGLVTVRINDGDARVRRAMLTKRGLAERRELDKRSDVVAHRMLEPLGEKQRETFLSAMSEIERLLQASMVRFDVEDPRTATSRWCLSQYFAELNERFDVGFDPARSLYADTRVFTRPSGAFVVARVRGRPVGCGAVKFKGKLPAEFKRMWIAKESRGLGLGKRLLDALENQARAAGAKAVRLETNRTLKEAIAMYRQAGYVEIEPFNDEPYAHHWFEKRLSGARKKR, encoded by the coding sequence ATGGCCGACGCCGCCATCGACCAAGTCCGCCGCTTCAACCGCGTCGTCGCCGAGCGCATCGGCGCGCTCGAGGATCATTTTCTCGGACGATCGCGTCCGCTCGGCGAGGCGCGCCTGCTCTGGGAGATCGGCCCCGGCGGCGCCGACGTGCGGGACCTGCGCGGGCGGCTCGGGCTCGACTCTGGGTACGTCAGCAGGCTTCTGCGACTGCTCGAGCGGCAGGGACTGGTGACCGTCCGTATCAACGACGGCGACGCGAGAGTTCGGCGCGCGATGCTCACCAAGCGCGGGCTCGCCGAGCGCCGCGAGCTCGACAAGCGATCCGACGTCGTCGCCCATCGAATGCTCGAGCCGCTCGGCGAGAAGCAACGCGAGACGTTCTTGTCGGCAATGTCGGAGATCGAGCGGCTGCTGCAAGCGTCGATGGTCCGGTTCGACGTCGAGGATCCGCGGACGGCGACGTCGCGATGGTGTCTGTCGCAGTACTTCGCCGAGTTGAACGAGCGTTTCGACGTCGGCTTCGATCCGGCGCGCAGCCTCTACGCCGACACCCGCGTGTTCACGCGCCCGAGCGGCGCGTTCGTGGTCGCACGCGTGCGAGGCCGCCCGGTGGGGTGCGGCGCCGTCAAATTCAAGGGAAAGCTGCCGGCCGAGTTCAAGCGCATGTGGATCGCGAAGGAGTCGCGCGGGCTCGGACTCGGCAAACGCCTTCTCGATGCGCTCGAGAATCAGGCGAGAGCGGCCGGCGCGAAGGCGGTGCGTCTAGAGACGAATCGTACGCTCAAGGAGGCGATTGCCATGTATCGCCAGGCGGGATACGTCGAGATCGAGCCGTTCAACGACGAGCCGTATGCGCATCACTGGTTCGAAAAGCGGCTTAGTGGCGCGAGGAAGAAACGATGA